In Spirosoma aureum, a single genomic region encodes these proteins:
- a CDS encoding glycerophosphodiester phosphodiesterase family protein, translated as MIATAFTSLSPPVFDLQGHRGCRGLMPENTIPAFLKALDLGVTTLEMDVVISKDRQVVVSHEPYFSAAYSISPDGQPVDKKDQKSLVFYQMNYADIKRYDVGSNGNAAYPEQQKLKVYKPLLSEVIEQAEAYRTAKNLPDFSYNIEIKSEPSEYNKSQPEPADFCDLVQQVIKKQLPTERVVIQSFDFATLRYWKQQAGAGKYPNVRLSALVENLRSVEKNIDELGFKPDIYSPYYRLLSQRKIDRLHEKGIKVIPWTVNQQDDMKRLKEWGVDGLITDYPNRTGSL; from the coding sequence ATGATTGCCACCGCCTTTACGTCTCTGTCTCCTCCTGTTTTCGACTTGCAGGGACACCGGGGCTGCCGGGGATTGATGCCCGAAAACACCATTCCGGCATTCCTGAAAGCCCTCGATCTTGGGGTTACGACCCTGGAGATGGATGTCGTAATCAGTAAAGATCGGCAGGTCGTTGTTTCGCATGAACCTTATTTCAGTGCAGCCTATAGTATAAGCCCGGATGGGCAACCGGTAGATAAAAAAGACCAGAAAAGCCTGGTGTTCTATCAGATGAATTATGCCGATATCAAGCGTTATGACGTCGGCTCTAACGGCAATGCCGCCTATCCCGAGCAACAAAAGCTCAAGGTTTATAAGCCTTTATTAAGTGAGGTAATAGAACAGGCAGAAGCCTACCGAACGGCCAAAAATCTGCCTGACTTTTCCTACAATATTGAAATTAAGAGCGAACCGTCGGAGTACAACAAAAGCCAGCCGGAGCCAGCCGATTTCTGTGACCTTGTACAACAGGTTATCAAGAAGCAGTTACCTACCGAACGCGTTGTTATTCAAAGTTTTGACTTTGCCACACTCAGATATTGGAAACAACAGGCCGGCGCCGGAAAATATCCTAATGTCAGGCTGTCGGCGCTGGTTGAAAACCTTCGTAGTGTCGAAAAAAACATAGATGAATTAGGCTTCAAACCCGATATTTACAGCCCCTATTACCGGCTCTTGAGTCAGCGTAAAATTGACCGACTGCATGAAAAGGGCATCAAGGTCATTCCCTGGACAGTTAATCAGCAGGATGACATGAAACGCCTGAAAGAGTGGGGTGTTGATGGGCTAATTACCGATTACCCTAATCGAACAGGTAGTTTGTAA